A genomic window from Streptomyces sp. MST-110588 includes:
- a CDS encoding DUF397 domain-containing protein, with the protein MSAATDKEWLYALDISDATWQRAPGESEEAVEIAFLERGAVAMRNSKEPDVVLRYTEAEWRAFVLGARDGEFDLDR; encoded by the coding sequence ATGAGTGCCGCAACCGACAAGGAGTGGCTGTACGCCCTCGACATCTCCGACGCCACCTGGCAGCGCGCCCCCGGCGAATCCGAGGAGGCCGTGGAGATCGCGTTCCTGGAGCGCGGGGCGGTGGCCATGCGGAACTCCAAGGAGCCCGATGTCGTGCTGCGTTACACCGAGGCCGAGTGGCGCGCGTTCGTGCTCGGCGCGCGGGACGGGGAGTTCGACCTGGACCGGTGA